GAGCCTTGCCTTGCTGGCAACTGCTAAAGCCGGAATTTCCTCCTCGCAATTGAAGCTGAACCAGAATGAAATATTGTTAGTTTCACCTGGGGCAAGTGGCGTCTCTGTTCCATTTTCCAACAAAGAGGGACATTGGTTTATCTGGGGTTTTTACCGAATTGATGATAATTTTTATCTTGGGATTGAAGAAAACGCTTCACGCCTGGAGACATTAAATCAGCTAAGCCGCATATTTTTTGGAATTGGGTTGGCGGGTATTATTTTAACAATCATTGCCGGATGGTTTATTGCAAGGTCAATCGCTGAACCTGTAGATAAATTGGTTGATTACAGCAAAGAGATCGGCGCCGGTAATTTTAAGGCTGTTCCACCTAAAAAAATAAATGGTGAGTTTTCAATCCTCAACAAAAGTATGCAGCAAATGCAAAATGACTTAGAAACGCAAAACAAAGAACGCGAACAGATGCTTGCTCAGATTGCTCATGAAATTAGAAATCCATTGGGAGGAATTGAACTACTTAGTGGGCTTGTAAAAGAAAATCTTTCAAACGATGATCCTTCCCAAATGCACCTGAAAAAGATTATTGAAGAGGTTCACGGTTTAAAAGAACAACTAAATTTATTTCTGGAATACAGCAAACCGCAAAAGGTTGATAAGGAAAATGTAAATTTAAATATACTTGCAAAAGAGGTTGAAGATAATTTTTTAGCTGAACTTAAACAGAAGAACATTGAGTTTAGAATTGAAAATCAACTGGAAACAATTTCATTTGACCGGGGCCATTTGAAGCAGACACTGGTAAATTTGGTTTCTAATAGTATCGATGCTGTTGATAATAATGGCCAGATTGTTTTCTCATCAATCCGCCAAAATGGATCGAGCATGTTACAAATAAAAGATAATGGGTCAGGCATTGATGAGCAAAAAATGAAAGATATTTTCAGGCCTTTTTATACAAGCAAAGCCAACGGTACAGGTTTGGGATTGGCTATTTGCCGGAAATTATGTTTAGCAAACAATGCTGAACTGCTGATGAAAAATAATGATTCAAAAGGCTGTAGTTTTTTTTTATGGGTTAAAAACTAAAAATGTTTTTAATGTAAAAAGCTCAGTGAATATCTGTGTTAATCAGTGGCTAATTAGAAATTAAATTATGAAATCAAAAAAAATAATAATTGTAGAAGATAACGAAACTATGCGTTTGGGTATGAGCGAAACCCTGCGCCGCGAAGGCTATGAAATAAGTGATTTTGCTGATGCCCAGGAGGCCTTAAGCCATTTTAAGAATAATCCCACGCCTCTTATTATTTCCGATTTGCGCATGGACAAGATGGATGGCATGGAGCTTCTACAGAAAATAAAAGATGAAGATACCAGGCCCGAATTTATTATTGTTTCGGCTTATGGCACGGTTGAAACAGCTGTAAAAGCCATGCATTTGGGCGCTGCCGATTTTATGACAAAACCGTTTTCCAATGAAGAATTGCGCATCCGGGTACGAAAAATTTTTGAAAAGCTTGCGGCAAGAAATGAGTTTGAAAAACTTCAGGAGCAAAATCTTTATTTAAATGAAGAACTGTCCCGCGCGTATCCGGAAATTATTGGGCAATCTCCTGTTATGCAGGATTTGTTTGAAATGGTTGAAAAGGTTGCGGCTGGTGAAAGCACAATAATAATTGAAGGCGAAAGCGGAACAGGCAAAGAACTTGTAGCACGTGCAATTCATCGCAGAAGCAAACGGTGTGACAAACCATTTGTACGAGTAAATTGTGGCGCGTTGAATGATAACCTTTTGGAAAGCGAATTATTTGGCCATGAAAAAGGCGCTTTTACCGGGGCAATCCGTCAGCGAAAAGGACGTTTTGAATTAGCTGAAGGGGGCACGTTATTTTTAGATGAGATTGGTGATATTTCTCTAACAATGCAGGTAAAGCTTTTGCGTGTATTGCAAGAAAAAGAATTTGAACGTGTGGGTGGTGAAGAGACTATCCAGACCGATGTGCGAATAATTTCTGCAACCAATAAAAATTTACATGAGGCCGCGTCTCAAAATAATTTTAGGGAAGATTTGTATTACCGGCTTAGCGTGATTCCCATTAAACTGCCCGCATTACGAGAACGCAAAGAAGACATCGCTTTATTGACCCGTTTTTTCATTGACAAAATTAATAGTGACACAGATCGTTCTTTTTCTCCTGCGGCAATTGAAGCCATGATGGCTTATTCCTGGCCTGGTAATATCCGGGAGCTGGAAAACCTGGTTGAAAGGTTGTTGGTAATTTCAAATGAAAAAGAAATATCAATGCAAACAATTGCCCGTTACCTGGGGAATAATATTTCAAATTCCGAAAATTATGATGGAATTCCTTTGGATGATGCACTATTCAAGTTTGAAAAAAATCTAATCCAGCATGCAATGAAAAAATCGGATGGCATAAAAAACAGGGCTGCCAAACTTTTAGGGATTGGTACAAGCTCGCTTTATTATAAGCTGGAGAAGTATAAGTTGTTGTAAATAGTGTATAACCCACTCCTAACCCCTCCCAAGAGGGGAATAGTGTGTGACGGGTGGGTCTAATACAAAATTACTGTTTGGAGTGTTTATGAAAATCGTTTTAATAATTAGTTTTTTAATATCAATTGTTTCTGCACAGGAAATATCTACTCAGGAAGCAAAGTTGATGACACTGGAAAAGTCTTATTCCATAGAAAAAAGCAAACTGGATTCC
This Calditrichota bacterium DNA region includes the following protein-coding sequences:
- a CDS encoding HAMP domain-containing histidine kinase — encoded protein: MKYFKNTSLKIRILITFTAITILLVAIMARVSYESVKENYLQQAGEHVKMLSTYMAKSLDVKYLDFISSSKNNLADEVYHKFLVGHVQKSGVENAFIFDKSLALLATAKAGISSSQLKLNQNEILLVSPGASGVSVPFSNKEGHWFIWGFYRIDDNFYLGIEENASRLETLNQLSRIFFGIGLAGIILTIIAGWFIARSIAEPVDKLVDYSKEIGAGNFKAVPPKKINGEFSILNKSMQQMQNDLETQNKEREQMLAQIAHEIRNPLGGIELLSGLVKENLSNDDPSQMHLKKIIEEVHGLKEQLNLFLEYSKPQKVDKENVNLNILAKEVEDNFLAELKQKNIEFRIENQLETISFDRGHLKQTLVNLVSNSIDAVDNNGQIVFSSIRQNGSSMLQIKDNGSGIDEQKMKDIFRPFYTSKANGTGLGLAICRKLCLANNAELLMKNNDSKGCSFFLWVKN
- a CDS encoding sigma-54-dependent Fis family transcriptional regulator; this translates as MKSKKIIIVEDNETMRLGMSETLRREGYEISDFADAQEALSHFKNNPTPLIISDLRMDKMDGMELLQKIKDEDTRPEFIIVSAYGTVETAVKAMHLGAADFMTKPFSNEELRIRVRKIFEKLAARNEFEKLQEQNLYLNEELSRAYPEIIGQSPVMQDLFEMVEKVAAGESTIIIEGESGTGKELVARAIHRRSKRCDKPFVRVNCGALNDNLLESELFGHEKGAFTGAIRQRKGRFELAEGGTLFLDEIGDISLTMQVKLLRVLQEKEFERVGGEETIQTDVRIISATNKNLHEAASQNNFREDLYYRLSVIPIKLPALRERKEDIALLTRFFIDKINSDTDRSFSPAAIEAMMAYSWPGNIRELENLVERLLVISNEKEISMQTIARYLGNNISNSENYDGIPLDDALFKFEKNLIQHAMKKSDGIKNRAAKLLGIGTSSLYYKLEKYKLL